In Miscanthus floridulus cultivar M001 chromosome 8, ASM1932011v1, whole genome shotgun sequence, the sequence TTTCTTTGAGACACGTGAGTGTGCATGACTCACAGTTCGGGGTGGCTGGGTGAACTTAAAGATCCAGATGGTTAAATTTTGAGTGATCATTGTTGTGCTTACAGTGACAAACAATGTGCACGCTTCTGATTATTTAAAATCCACATAAAATTAGAGCTTGGTGAGAGATATAAGATGGTTCATGTGTTTTGGATTAatagatagaagcacacctttttatttcTGTTCACTTTGATATAATAAATGGCCAGGACGATCTGCAGAGAGTGGCCATTGATTCTCCTCTCTTGGGGTACATGTATGGGACAAACTGTTATAATCCTATAAAGAACACTTATTTTTGCATTGTTTCATTTAGGTGTTATATTGCATATCTGCTTGTTTTGTTTTCGATTGTTTTTTTTATCATACTATAAGTTTTTCTTTTGCAGCTTCTTTTGGTGTTCCAAGATTGCCATAGTAGTTACCTGCTATATTTGTATATATTCTCAACATAAATATTTTAGATAAGAGAACTTGACTCTGTTCTGACTCCACAAGCTGTCTACTTCTAAGATGGAAAATTTCTTCCAAATCAATGTCTTGGCACTAACAACGTGAGGTTATCTATGCATTTACTACTCACTAATTCTGACTGCCTTTACTAATTACTAATGCTAACTGCATTTACTAATCACTAATTCTAACTGCTAACTTTTTCTACGTCTTGTGCTTGTAATTGCAATGTTGGAGCAGAAATTTTACGTGTTTCCACACTATTGGAGAACGCGTCCCTTTTAAATCAAAGTGGCCTTGAACATGGTAGTCCACTAACAACGGGAGGATTGTATTCAAATGGAGCAGCTACTGACATGAATGGGTGGACATCAGCGTTTCAATCAGAAGTATGGATACTGACTATTTAACATGACTTACTTACTCTTCATGCCTAATTTACCATCTTGAAAGCTTAGATCAGGTTTTCTCTAACTGATTTTTACTCAAATGTAGATGCTTACATTCTTCGTACTACTTGGCCCCTATGCTAACTTGCTAACTATAATATAATCCCTTTCAGGCAGTGGGTTCCAAGATGCCATTAAATTCTTTTCTGTGTTCCATGTGTCGAAGTTTGGATAACATGCTAACGCTAATTGTCACTAATTTGGCTCCATATGTTGAAAGTCTGACAATTCTAATCAGTTGCCATCCTAAATCAGAATCTGGCAATCTGCTGACTGGTCTAACCAGATTGCTACCTATTTTATGTTTCAGCAACAGTAGCTCTTATTGAAATCATATTCGATATAGAATGACTTGCGACAAAGCTATGCCTGATCATAAACATATTGTTCTTCAAAATAGAACCCATGTGCACAGGAATAGCTGGATGTGTCATCGTCACTCTTTTCAGCATAATCCTATACTTATTCAGATCCATCAAACTGTACGCATTGCACAATGGTTTTTCCTTTGGCTTGAATTCTGTTGATTTTCATTTGCTATCTTAGCTCACTTTGCTCCATTTCCAACACTAATAGTCAGAAAAGGGGTTCTAAACTTATAATATGATCAACTTGTGATCATGCAGAGTTCACCAGCTTATAGCTGGCTTGGAGGATCACAAGGCAGCTCCTCTGGACTTATTGTCAAGAAAACAATGAAGGTCGATATCCCAGTAGATAAATATCCAACAGTAAGTGTGCTTTTTCACAAATTGTTATACTCTTGAATTGCTACATCCTTATCTTGTTTTTATGTCTATTCTCCTAGTACAATTTTGTTGGCCGCATCCTTGGTCCAAGAGGAAATTCCTTGAAGCGGGTGGAGGCAAATACAGACTGCCGCGTACTGATAAGAGGTCGCGGCAGCATCAAAGATCCAGCACGGGTAAACATTCAGATTAGTGCCTCTTACTTTTATGGATTTGGTTGTTAGATGTACTCAGAAATTTGGAAAATTGGAGTTTATGTATGAAATATGAACTATGAACTTATGGACTGATTCGTCATGTATGACTTGAGTCATTCAAAGCCAAATCAACCCTGAATCCCTGATAACCTCTGGCTTGGAAAATATGGATATTTTATAGTTTGTTACTGCTTGGTttttcaaattgttttctttTATGTACCTTCCAGTTTGTGTCTTGGTATGAAAGCCCACACTGGCTACCTGGTGATTCTCTAAAAAAACACTTTCTTTCTGGAACTTCCCAGAATGGGGCCATCCATCCTTAGATGGCCTAGCTACCTTTATGCATGTGTACATCTAGTGGATTCTGTTTACTTTGTGCTATGGGATTGGGGGTCACTTGTGCTATTATTTTTCAGGGGGAAATGATGCGAGGGAAGCCAGGATATGAACACCTGAATGAACCCCTTCATATATTGGTTGAGGCAGAGCTACCTGTTGAAATCATTGATGCTCGCCTGATGCAAGCCCGCGAGATCCTTGAAGATCTGCTAAAGCCTGTGGTATGCCATCAATACCTTTTATCCTTTTTAAACTCTTAGCTTGCTTCTTTTACTCCATCTTAAAGAATGGATACCTGAatagttcttgttttcttctttgcagGATGAATCCCAGGACTTCTTCAAGAAGCAGCAGCTACGGGAGCTTGCAATGCTTAATGGCACCCTTCGTGAGGAAGGGATGCAGAGATCCGGTTCAGCGTCCCCTTTCCACAACAGCCTTGGAATGAAGAGAGCTAAGACAAGGGGGTAATGAACAAAGTTGCGAGCATCATGAAGGGAGAACCAAATCACCTATTCTGAGACCGATCCTGTGTACACATGGGGTTGCCTTGCTGGCTACTGGCCCAATACGGTCTCGCGCCACCAGCATCGGGGCGGCTGTACCTGATAAAACATATATCTGGAGTTGTGTTTCCTGCTACTGGGGAGTTTGGTTGCGCCATAGGTTGTTGCGCTATATATTGGGTTGTGCAGGGTTTTGTAGCAACGTGgtttgtgtaatgctcatttggaGCGTTTGGAAGCTCTCGGCTTGTAATTCTTATCGAGACAAGATAGTATTTAAGGACGCTGTTTGGGATTGAAGCAATGCTGTAACTGTTTATCTGTGTACACAGCAAGCatggccgaattttttactttttggcCCTTttccgaaagtttctctcaaatagacccctggcggaaagaattccagaaatggacccttgcctcggcgccagagtgagtgcgccgagctcggcgccacactgactggcgccgagctcctggccacgggcaaacggcctgcaaggggctcggcgccagagcggatggcgccgagctcggcgccgtagatcttggcgccgagctcggcgccactcactctggcgtcCGAGCTCGGCCTAAATATCTACCCCGGCCGGccggccttcttcctcctctactTGCCCTAGCCagccccccgccgccgccgcgcccaggcCCGCCCGCCCCGGACTTCGCCCGCGCGCGCCACGCCGCGGCACCCGCTCGTCCCGCCAACTCCCATCCGTCTGCGCCCCGCGGTCACCCGCCTTCGCCGTGCCGCGCGCCCCCGACACCGCATCTTCCGCCGCCCCCCTCCCGCCCGCCCCCGCGCCCCCTCGCCACTCGCCCGCCCGCGCCGCCTGCGCCGAGCCCCGCCCGCCAGGCCCGTCCGAGCCGCTGCTGCTCCGGCGCCCGAGCCcgcgccgctgcctccgtccctCGCCCAGCCCGCCCGCCGGGCCCGTCCGAgccgctgctgctccggcggccgagcccgcgccgctgcctccgctccctcgcccgagcccgcaccgcgccgccgtgccctcgcgctgttggccgttggttggctgcagcgccgagccgccacgccctccaccgtcgtcgtagcctttgtctccaccgccggcctcggcctcgccccgccttgccgacgtccaccgctgtcctcgcctcgccccgcctccCGCGGCCGTCGAGCCGGTCTCGCAGCGCGGAGCGCCGGCCACCCCGCGACCGCCGCGCCCCGtcgccgcgccaccgcagtcCCGGATATTCGCCTAGACCTACGCCCATCGTCCGTCGACCCGGAAAGGTATaaaatatgaatatgcaatgtacctatttagttggtgtatGTTATTGACTAGTTATATTGTGATGACTttgttagttgatttagttatatatatatatatgtagatagatagaaacatagatacattgataaatagatatagttagatagctacttagatatgtagttatatttatagttaactacatatgatcttgctatttagtgagtacactataaatatatatgtagttatgatcatgattacttagtttgtagttagaaagtacttgttaggtactatctatcgtataatttggactaaaggacatgtgtttcgttacgttttttaaatagatggacaacctagtgaccatatatcatggaggcacggttgaaagcgatcgttatggatatattgagtttcttgacatgcaaagcgtgcctgtgctattcaatgataggccttcatttagtgatatggttgcaagggctcgggaggagctgcattgctttggagatgatgacattgcagttgatggtgtactgcacctaggttgtcctccgaacatctt encodes:
- the LOC136478003 gene encoding KH domain-containing protein At5g56140-like, whose protein sequence is MSSGRYMAYSPSPSTTPHSPRIAGLRTPSAAVAEQEKYLAELLAERHKLGPFIPVIPHSVRLLNQEILRVSTLLENASLLNQSGLEHGSPLTTGGLYSNGAATDMNGWTSAFQSESSPAYSWLGGSQGSSSGLIVKKTMKVDIPVDKYPTYNFVGRILGPRGNSLKRVEANTDCRVLIRGRGSIKDPARGEMMRGKPGYEHLNEPLHILVEAELPVEIIDARLMQAREILEDLLKPVDESQDFFKKQQLRELAMLNGTLREEGMQRSGSASPFHNSLGMKRAKTRG